A region from the Clostridia bacterium genome encodes:
- a CDS encoding dihydroorotase gives MTSRESILIRRGRVIDPAQKLDAEMDIVLSDARVTQIGLPGSLRGTPDHVIDAHGLVVTPGLVDLHVHLRQPGQGYKETIASGTAAAAAGGFTSVCPMPNTTPVNDLPETTAWMQHPERGALVNVFPIAAATQGSEGRVLTDFRKLKLAGAVAISDDGKPILDDGLMRRALVLAHEVGLPVIQHAEDTRLTAGRPMNLGPTSFRLGLRGQPASAEARVVERDIALAAETGAHLHIAHISTAEALQAVRKAKRAGVQVTCEVAPHHFLFIDEDIGDYNTNLKMNPPLRSAADREAMLAGIADRTIDAIATDHAPHARYEKNVEFDRAAYGITGLEVALALAITRLHRVKGVPLSHIVALLSTNPARIIARSGRGTLAKGSYADVTIFDPKKRWTYDVSKSRSLSRNCPYDGIHLYGKVMYTIVAGEMIYGG, from the coding sequence ATGACCAGCCGCGAAAGCATTCTTATCCGTCGCGGGCGCGTCATTGATCCGGCGCAAAAGCTCGACGCCGAGATGGACATCGTCCTGAGCGACGCGCGCGTGACCCAGATTGGTCTGCCGGGCAGCCTTCGCGGCACTCCCGATCATGTCATCGACGCGCACGGCCTCGTCGTCACGCCCGGTCTCGTCGATCTCCACGTTCATCTGCGCCAGCCCGGCCAGGGATACAAGGAGACGATCGCCAGCGGTACCGCTGCGGCAGCGGCAGGCGGCTTCACTTCCGTCTGTCCCATGCCCAACACCACGCCCGTCAATGACCTTCCCGAAACCACAGCGTGGATGCAACATCCGGAACGCGGCGCACTCGTTAACGTCTTCCCGATAGCCGCCGCCACTCAGGGCAGTGAAGGCCGAGTGCTCACCGACTTCCGCAAACTGAAACTTGCTGGCGCTGTCGCAATCAGCGATGACGGCAAGCCGATTCTCGATGACGGCCTGATGCGTCGTGCGCTCGTGCTCGCCCACGAAGTGGGTCTGCCTGTCATCCAGCACGCCGAAGACACCCGCCTCACCGCGGGCCGGCCCATGAATCTTGGCCCCACGTCGTTCCGTCTAGGCCTGCGTGGGCAGCCAGCTTCGGCCGAAGCTCGCGTCGTTGAACGCGACATTGCACTCGCCGCCGAAACGGGAGCGCATCTTCACATCGCCCACATCTCCACCGCTGAAGCGCTCCAAGCCGTGCGCAAGGCGAAGCGCGCTGGAGTGCAGGTAACGTGCGAAGTGGCACCGCACCACTTCCTCTTCATTGACGAGGATATTGGCGACTACAACACGAACTTGAAGATGAATCCGCCGCTGCGCTCCGCGGCCGATCGCGAAGCCATGCTTGCCGGAATCGCGGACCGTACCATCGACGCCATCGCAACCGACCACGCCCCGCATGCGCGTTATGAGAAGAACGTCGAGTTTGACCGCGCGGCTTACGGCATTACCGGCCTGGAAGTTGCGCTCGCCTTGGCCATTACGCGCCTGCATCGCGTGAAAGGCGTGCCGCTGTCGCACATAGTGGCTCTGCTCTCAACCAATCCGGCGCGCATCATCGCCCGTAGTGGCCGAGGCACGCTGGCCAAGGGCTCATACGCAGACGTAACGATCTTCGATCCGAAGAAGCGCTGGACCTACGACGTTTCGAAATCGCGATCACTTTCCCGCAACTGCCCATACGATGGCATACACCTCTACGGCAAAGTCATGTACACCATCGTCGCCGGAGAAATGATTTACGGCGGATAA
- a CDS encoding RecQ family ATP-dependent DNA helicase — translation MDTLTHKLNSVFGISAFRPAQREVIQDLLAGHDVVCVMPTGAGKSLCFQLPAVVTGGLTIIISPLISLMADQSAQLRRLNIPALVLNSSQSGDEQRSALSALHRGFTGLLYIAPERFSAPSFQSLLPKLQPKLFAVDEAHCISSWGHDFRPEYARLGEMRRQLGSARTIALTATATPLVRDDIIRQLGLKSPRIHITGFDRPNLAYTCQRLEDAGTRNNELVNFLRKNTGSGIVYCATRKAVELVTTLISNRIPSRPVFSYHAGMDQSARSSNHKRFMEGAGAIAVATNAFGMGINKPDIRFVVHYNMPGTVEAYYQEAGRAGRDGNPSECMLLYSASDRRTQEFFIDKIGDNNDALSPRALALLKDHARKKLAAMTSYVFSARCRRKGILDYFGDKTSEVTNCACDNCASARRLATATAIAAPETMATPRLPREDVLTIRKILSAVQQIERRGAMGVHIVADVLVGSKNRKLQDLELDQLPAYAALQDYKQDEVVRLLNALVEERLVNRRGANGNAMRPVVTLSATGIAVTGGHAEPPSSLARALHRPQTSVPSTKPTQHSYTAKTAPQSAKRDTVYEPLDNEYFDGNEDARFGRLRRVRAELAKKAGRPAFLILHDSTLREIARVAPRNMTALAKVKGLGPIKLEMFGSDLLRALSDDEAG, via the coding sequence ATGGATACTCTCACCCACAAGCTGAACTCCGTTTTCGGCATTTCCGCTTTTCGCCCTGCGCAACGCGAAGTCATACAGGACCTGCTTGCCGGTCATGACGTCGTCTGCGTCATGCCGACAGGTGCGGGTAAGAGTTTGTGTTTCCAGCTTCCGGCGGTCGTTACCGGCGGACTCACCATCATCATCTCGCCGTTGATTTCACTGATGGCCGATCAGTCCGCTCAGTTACGACGACTCAACATCCCGGCTCTTGTGCTCAACAGTTCGCAAAGCGGCGACGAACAGCGGAGTGCGCTTTCCGCGCTGCATCGCGGCTTCACCGGGCTCCTCTACATCGCGCCCGAGCGTTTCAGCGCTCCCAGCTTTCAGTCATTGTTGCCTAAGCTTCAACCCAAGCTCTTCGCCGTGGACGAAGCGCACTGCATCAGTTCCTGGGGACACGACTTCCGCCCCGAATACGCTCGTCTCGGCGAGATGCGCCGTCAACTCGGATCAGCCCGAACCATCGCGCTCACGGCGACGGCAACACCGCTTGTGCGCGACGACATAATCAGGCAACTCGGCCTCAAGTCCCCGCGCATCCATATCACCGGCTTCGACCGTCCTAACCTCGCTTACACCTGCCAGAGGCTCGAGGACGCCGGCACCCGCAACAACGAACTCGTTAACTTCCTGCGCAAGAACACCGGCAGCGGAATTGTTTATTGCGCCACGCGCAAGGCCGTCGAACTGGTCACGACGCTCATCAGCAATCGCATACCATCGCGTCCTGTGTTTTCGTATCACGCCGGAATGGATCAGTCGGCGCGCAGTTCGAACCATAAGCGCTTCATGGAAGGCGCTGGCGCAATCGCTGTCGCCACGAACGCCTTTGGCATGGGCATCAACAAGCCTGATATTCGATTCGTCGTCCACTACAACATGCCGGGAACGGTCGAGGCCTACTACCAGGAAGCCGGCCGCGCTGGCCGCGATGGGAATCCTTCGGAGTGCATGCTCCTCTACAGCGCCTCCGATCGCCGCACGCAGGAATTTTTCATCGATAAGATTGGCGACAACAACGACGCGCTCAGCCCGCGTGCGCTGGCCTTGCTGAAAGATCACGCCCGGAAGAAGCTGGCCGCAATGACTTCTTACGTCTTCTCCGCGCGCTGTCGCCGCAAGGGCATTCTCGACTATTTTGGCGACAAGACATCCGAGGTCACGAACTGCGCTTGCGACAACTGCGCATCAGCGCGTCGGCTTGCAACGGCCACAGCCATCGCCGCCCCGGAGACAATGGCCACGCCACGCCTCCCGCGTGAAGACGTCCTCACCATCCGCAAAATTCTTTCGGCAGTCCAGCAGATCGAACGCCGAGGGGCAATGGGCGTTCACATAGTTGCCGATGTCCTCGTGGGCAGCAAGAACCGTAAGCTCCAAGATCTCGAACTTGACCAGCTACCCGCCTACGCCGCGCTGCAAGACTACAAGCAGGACGAAGTCGTTAGACTCCTGAATGCGCTTGTCGAAGAACGCCTCGTAAATCGCCGCGGCGCAAACGGCAACGCAATGCGTCCGGTCGTAACGCTCTCCGCTACGGGTATCGCCGTCACTGGCGGCCATGCTGAGCCACCATCTTCGCTTGCTCGCGCTCTGCATCGGCCGCAGACGTCTGTGCCAAGCACCAAGCCAACACAGCACTCGTACACCGCTAAGACTGCGCCGCAGTCAGCAAAACGAGACACCGTTTACGAGCCACTCGACAATGAGTACTTCGATGGCAACGAAGACGCGCGCTTCGGTCGCCTCCGCCGTGTGCGCGCCGAGCTTGCGAAGAAAGCCGGACGCCCCGCGTTCCTCATCCTGCACGACAGCACTCTCCGCGAAATCGCCCGTGTCGCCCCCAGGAACATGACCGCACTTGCAAAGGTAAAGGGCCTCGGCCCGATCAAGCTTGAGATGTTCGGCAGCGACTTACTTCGCGCCCTCTCGGACGACGAAGCCGGGTGA
- a CDS encoding aspartate carbamoyltransferase catalytic subunit, with product MTTSSRSLLAIEPMEPKQIVSLLRLAKRMHYEKPRNILRGRRVVLLFYEASTRTRVSFEFAAKALGATTAVVSATASSIEKGESLLDTGATLRALGADAIVIRHPSSGAPGLLARNLDIPIINAGDGMHEHPSQGLLDAFTILEHKGDLHGLRVTIVGDVFHSRVARSDVHLLSKFGAKITLCGPPALVPDNALALAPGIRISQNLDESLHGADVVILLRVQKERLQGLELDVHEYTVNYQLTRERLRLARRGVIVLHPGPIMRGMELTDDIADGSQNVILDQVRNGVSVRMAILAYALGGAR from the coding sequence ATGACCACCAGCTCGCGCTCCCTGCTTGCAATAGAGCCTATGGAGCCGAAGCAGATTGTTTCCCTGCTTCGGCTTGCGAAACGAATGCATTACGAAAAGCCACGCAATATTCTGCGTGGCCGTCGCGTGGTTTTACTTTTCTACGAGGCGTCCACTCGTACCCGCGTTTCGTTTGAATTCGCAGCCAAGGCTCTCGGCGCAACGACGGCGGTCGTCAGCGCAACTGCTTCCAGCATCGAAAAGGGCGAATCGCTCCTCGATACCGGCGCCACCCTCCGAGCCCTCGGCGCCGATGCCATCGTCATTCGCCATCCTTCGTCCGGCGCGCCGGGCCTGCTCGCCCGCAATCTCGATATCCCGATCATCAATGCCGGCGACGGCATGCACGAGCATCCCTCGCAGGGACTGCTCGATGCCTTCACCATCCTTGAGCACAAGGGTGATCTGCACGGGCTGCGCGTTACGATCGTCGGCGACGTCTTTCACAGCCGTGTCGCCCGCTCCGATGTCCATCTGCTCAGCAAATTTGGCGCGAAGATCACCTTGTGTGGGCCGCCAGCGCTCGTCCCGGACAATGCACTCGCGCTTGCGCCCGGCATTCGCATCAGCCAGAACCTCGATGAAAGCCTGCACGGAGCCGATGTAGTCATCCTGCTCCGCGTGCAGAAAGAACGTCTGCAAGGCCTTGAACTCGACGTGCACGAATACACAGTTAATTATCAGCTCACCCGCGAGCGGCTGCGCCTTGCGCGCCGCGGAGTTATCGTGCTCCACCCCGGCCCCATCATGCGAGGCATGGAACTCACCGACGACATAGCCGACGGTTCTCAGAACGTCATTCTCGATCAGGTTCGTAACGGCGTCAGCGTGCGTATGGCCATTCTTGCTTACGCCCTCGGAGGTGCTCGATGA
- a CDS encoding glycine C-acetyltransferase has protein sequence MATTTGTRPQLSYLTEQLNQLREKGTHFKLRVLDDEQAAVCTFDGKRVINLASNNYLGLTTHPKLREAALAATRKYGVGSGAVRTIAGTMKIHMELEEKIARFKNVEACVVFQSGFTANSGTVSAILGKEDYIISDELNHASIIDGARLSRAKILVFRHKDVKHAEEQLASVKDQPGHKLVITDGVFSMDGDIGPLPGLCEVAEKYGAIMMVDDAHSSGVLGRNGRGTIDHFNVHGRVDVQVGTLSKAIGALGGYVCGSKDLIDFLYHRARPFLFSTSHPPSVAATCIAAFDVLETEPQWMEQLWANTKYWKKELGTLGFNIGGVNTPASETPITPIIIGDGKLTMEFSRELFKEGVMGTGIAFPTVAEGKARIRTIVTATHTREELDQALETLKRVGKRMGIL, from the coding sequence ATGGCAACGACTACTGGCACTCGTCCTCAGCTTTCCTATTTGACGGAGCAACTCAACCAACTAAGAGAAAAGGGCACTCACTTCAAGTTGCGCGTGCTTGATGATGAGCAGGCGGCGGTATGCACGTTCGATGGCAAGCGGGTAATCAACCTGGCGTCGAACAACTATCTCGGCCTGACCACGCACCCAAAGCTGCGCGAAGCCGCGCTGGCTGCGACCAGGAAGTACGGTGTTGGTTCGGGCGCGGTGCGCACGATCGCCGGGACGATGAAGATCCACATGGAACTCGAGGAGAAGATTGCACGCTTCAAGAACGTGGAAGCGTGCGTCGTATTCCAGTCGGGCTTCACGGCTAACTCGGGGACAGTTTCTGCGATTCTCGGCAAGGAAGACTACATCATCTCCGACGAGTTGAACCATGCGTCGATCATCGACGGTGCCCGGTTGTCCAGAGCTAAGATTTTGGTTTTCCGGCACAAGGACGTAAAGCACGCGGAAGAGCAGTTGGCGAGCGTGAAGGATCAGCCCGGACACAAGTTGGTGATCACGGACGGCGTCTTCTCGATGGACGGCGACATTGGTCCGCTGCCAGGATTGTGCGAAGTGGCGGAGAAGTATGGCGCGATCATGATGGTGGACGATGCTCATTCGTCGGGTGTGTTGGGGCGCAACGGGCGCGGCACGATCGACCACTTTAACGTTCACGGCCGTGTGGATGTGCAGGTGGGAACGTTGTCGAAGGCGATTGGCGCGTTGGGCGGCTACGTCTGCGGATCGAAGGATCTGATTGACTTTCTATATCACCGCGCTCGCCCGTTTCTGTTCTCGACCTCGCATCCGCCCTCAGTGGCGGCGACGTGTATCGCGGCGTTCGATGTGCTCGAAACCGAGCCGCAGTGGATGGAGCAGCTCTGGGCCAACACGAAGTATTGGAAGAAAGAGCTTGGAACGCTTGGCTTCAACATCGGTGGCGTGAACACGCCTGCGAGCGAGACCCCGATTACGCCGATCATTATTGGTGACGGGAAGTTGACGATGGAGTTCTCGCGCGAGCTGTTCAAGGAAGGCGTGATGGGAACAGGCATCGCGTTCCCAACGGTGGCAGAAGGCAAAGCGCGCATCCGCACCATTGTGACCGCGACACACACTCGCGAAGAGCTGGACCAGGCGCTGGAGACGCTGAAGCGCGTAGGCAAGAGGATGGGAATTCTGTAA
- the pyrR gene encoding bifunctional pyr operon transcriptional regulator/uracil phosphoribosyltransferase PyrR, translating into MNVPVSSRPPNLCEKAQLMSASEIERTLVRLAHEIVEKNNGVGNLGLVGIKRRGIPIAERLARHIERIEKAPVPVGTLDITLYRDDLTTVGPKPVVEKSEMQFAITGKDIVMCDDVLYTGRTVRAALDALFDHGRPRRVQLLVLIDRGHRELPIEATFVGRRIQTSDIEIIEVKLQETDQSEKVLLVERQD; encoded by the coding sequence ATGAACGTTCCAGTTTCTTCTCGCCCTCCGAATCTTTGCGAAAAAGCGCAACTCATGTCGGCCTCCGAGATTGAGCGCACCCTTGTTCGGCTCGCGCACGAAATTGTCGAGAAGAACAATGGTGTCGGCAACCTAGGCCTGGTCGGGATCAAGCGACGCGGCATTCCCATTGCCGAACGCCTTGCCCGGCACATTGAACGGATCGAAAAGGCGCCCGTCCCGGTCGGGACGCTCGATATCACCTTGTACCGCGACGACCTCACCACGGTCGGCCCGAAGCCGGTTGTCGAAAAGTCGGAGATGCAGTTCGCCATCACCGGCAAAGACATCGTCATGTGCGACGACGTTCTCTACACCGGACGCACCGTCCGCGCCGCGCTCGATGCTCTCTTCGACCACGGACGCCCCCGCCGCGTGCAACTGCTCGTTCTCATTGACCGCGGACACCGCGAACTACCCATCGAAGCCACATTCGTCGGACGCCGCATCCAGACCAGCGATATCGAGATTATTGAAGTCAAATTGCAGGAAACCGATCAGTCGGAAAAGGTCCTGCTCGTAGAACGCCAAGACTAA
- a CDS encoding glycoside hydrolase family 3 protein codes for MFLLVSLGTAKDRFQAASPIHLDRDGERWAERTLRKLSLEEKVGQLFMVRARVEFYNVASPDYRQLRENMRKYHIGSFLVTVTAEGPFLYRNQPYEAAMLANSLQRDSELPLIFAADFERGLYMRLNGTTGFPHAMAFGATGNKDYAFAFGKITAEEARAIGIHWNFYPNADLNSNPANPIINTRSFGEEPRQVSELVNAYIAGARGAGMLTTVKHFPGHGDTDADTHLALARVGTTREHLESIELVPFRNAINAGVDAVMVAHVTVPALEPDPNRVATVSRNVITGLLKQQLGFNGIVITDAMDMNGLMRLFPSETPAASAGRAAVEAIKAGNDMILIPSDLDGAYNGVLAAVRRGEIPETQIDASVLKLLRAKAAVGLHRGRFVDIDAMSSLIARPENLAVAKRVAEDAVTLVRYTGQFLPLRPSGTTAPALAYKNTEETRNRVVAIVFSDDVRSDSGRVFERQLKLRLPDANVLFVDSRTAAGAAPVVLEAVRQAQTVLAAVYVIPSAGRTVRAGGAMKASVALSDVPAALLSSVLQQAGERTMLLAMGNPYLAADFPAVQNYLCTFSNEPVSETSAVKALFGEITIKGRLPVTIPDVAVRGSGLDRVANSR; via the coding sequence TTGTTCTTACTGGTTTCGCTCGGCACCGCTAAAGATCGCTTTCAGGCAGCCAGCCCCATTCACCTCGACCGCGATGGCGAGCGCTGGGCCGAGCGCACATTGCGCAAACTTTCGCTCGAAGAGAAGGTCGGCCAATTGTTCATGGTCAGGGCGCGCGTCGAGTTCTATAACGTTGCCAGCCCTGATTACCGGCAACTGCGCGAGAATATGCGCAAGTACCACATTGGTTCCTTCCTGGTGACGGTCACCGCTGAAGGGCCTTTCCTTTACCGCAACCAGCCCTACGAAGCGGCCATGCTCGCCAACTCGTTGCAGCGCGACTCCGAACTGCCGCTGATCTTCGCTGCCGATTTCGAACGCGGCCTCTACATGCGCCTGAACGGCACAACCGGATTCCCGCACGCGATGGCGTTTGGCGCGACGGGCAACAAAGATTACGCATTCGCCTTCGGCAAGATCACGGCCGAGGAAGCGCGCGCTATCGGCATCCACTGGAACTTCTATCCCAACGCGGACCTTAACTCGAATCCCGCCAATCCCATCATCAACACGCGCTCGTTCGGCGAAGAGCCGCGACAGGTCAGCGAATTGGTGAATGCCTACATCGCGGGCGCGCGCGGCGCGGGAATGCTGACCACCGTCAAGCATTTCCCCGGCCACGGCGATACCGACGCCGACACCCACCTCGCCCTCGCACGCGTCGGCACAACACGCGAGCATCTTGAGAGCATCGAGCTCGTTCCTTTCCGTAACGCCATCAACGCCGGGGTGGACGCCGTCATGGTCGCGCACGTCACCGTACCCGCGTTGGAGCCCGACCCGAATCGCGTCGCGACCGTTTCCCGCAACGTCATCACTGGGCTGCTGAAGCAGCAATTGGGTTTCAATGGCATCGTGATCACAGACGCCATGGACATGAATGGCCTCATGCGCCTCTTCCCGTCCGAAACGCCGGCAGCCAGCGCCGGGCGAGCAGCTGTGGAGGCCATTAAGGCGGGCAATGACATGATCCTGATCCCGTCCGACCTCGATGGTGCCTACAACGGAGTCCTTGCTGCCGTCCGCCGTGGCGAAATCCCGGAGACCCAGATCGACGCGTCGGTGTTGAAGCTTCTCCGCGCCAAGGCCGCAGTCGGCCTGCACCGTGGTCGTTTCGTCGATATCGATGCGATGTCCAGCCTGATTGCCCGGCCGGAGAACCTTGCAGTGGCGAAGCGAGTTGCAGAGGACGCCGTCACCCTCGTCCGCTACACCGGGCAATTTCTTCCGTTGCGTCCGTCTGGAACCACCGCTCCCGCTCTTGCGTATAAGAATACGGAGGAGACGCGCAACCGCGTCGTAGCCATCGTGTTCTCAGACGACGTTCGCTCAGATTCGGGCCGCGTTTTCGAACGCCAACTTAAGCTGCGCCTGCCAGACGCGAACGTGCTCTTTGTGGACAGCCGCACCGCCGCGGGCGCCGCGCCGGTGGTGCTGGAGGCTGTGCGCCAGGCACAAACCGTCCTGGCCGCCGTGTATGTAATTCCCAGCGCCGGACGTACAGTGCGCGCTGGCGGCGCGATGAAAGCCTCTGTGGCGCTTTCCGACGTCCCCGCCGCGCTGCTGTCATCCGTTCTTCAACAGGCCGGCGAAAGGACTATGCTGCTCGCCATGGGAAACCCGTACCTTGCCGCCGACTTCCCGGCCGTGCAGAATTATCTCTGTACTTTTTCTAACGAGCCCGTTTCGGAAACGAGCGCCGTCAAGGCTTTGTTCGGCGAGATCACCATCAAAGGACGCCTGCCCGTTACCATTCCTGACGTCGCCGTGCGTGGCTCCGGGCTCGATCGCGTCGCAAATTCAAGGTAG